In Labrus bergylta chromosome 5, fLabBer1.1, whole genome shotgun sequence, the genomic window TATTGGCTTATCACAGATGTATCATTGTTGTCAAACAAGTTTTCCAATATGTGTTGATATGAAAAGTTGTTCAGACAAGGTAGAAACAAATGTTTAGCAAAcgaaaatacaaaaatcaatATCTGTATAGGTCTGTATAGGTGTTACATTGGAAGTCAAAATGATTATTGTTCGTTTTTAAGCACAATCATTATTAAACCTGTTTCAAGACTACTCTTCTACGGTGAACATTTCGCTCAAGCTTTGTGCATACTGCTGCAGAAGCTTCCATGGTGACTAAAGCACAGTAGCATATGAGTCCTCGAAGGTTAAGGTGTTTGAACAAGGTGACAGactttgattgtgtgtgtgtttgataaatgCTTTAGCTGAAGGAGCATCCAGAGCGTGGGGTGTATGTGCGGGATCTCTCCATGCACACTGTGCACAGTGTGGGGGAGTGTGAGAAGATCGTAGAGCAAGGCTGGAGGAACCGGGCAGTGGGCTACACGCTGATGAACAAAGACTCCTCCCGCTCACACTCCATCTTCTCCATCCACCTGGAGATCTGCAGCACTGGtgaacgcaaacacacacacaatacctCAAACAAGTTGTTGGTTCAAATCTGTTTGATGTGTGATTAAGGCATTGTTGTCTGCATAAGTTGTTTTAGGAGCATTAGACCCTGTTAGAACTGATTAAATAACACTTTCATCCTCTGTTATTAGATATTCTCCGCTGTGGGTTtgaagagggttttttttttatgtgatatCTCTTCTATGCACCAACCAActtacaataacaaaaacacaataaggATAATTTACATGGAAGTAATAAAAGTCGTACCAAAAAATATGATAATTGACTGAGAAACATCACCAATATCTACTTTTAGTATTTCATGGGGGATTCTTTGCTTAATGTAAATTCAGATAAAAACTTGAACGTATTCCAACTGAATCCACTGTGTTTTCTCAACATTTCCAGATGCAGCAGGCCAGGATCATCTACGAGCTGGAAAGCTGAACCTTGTCGACCTGGCAGGAAGTGAGCGCCAGTCTAAAACCGGTGCTACTGGTGAGAGACTCCGCGAGGCCACCAAAATCAACCTCTCCCTCTCGGCCCTGGGTAACGTCATCTCTGCGCTGGTGGACGGACGCTCCAAATACATCCCCTACCGGGACTCCAAGCTGACCCGGCTGCTGCAGGACTCTCTGGGAGGAAACACGCGCACCCTGATGATCGCCTGTCTGTCGCCCGCAGACAACAACTACGAGGAAAGCCTGAGCACACTGCGCTACGCTAACCGTGCAAAGAGCATCCAGAACAGGCCGCGGATCAATGAGGACCCCAAGGATGCTCTGCTGCGAGAGTATCAGGAGGAGATCAGGAAGCTGAGGGCCCTCGTCTCAGGCCAGCTAGGCACTGCTAACCTTGCATGTAATGGAATATATTGTTTCTTACCTTTAAAATATAAGtgaaaaatcatattttaatgTGAAGGATTTATATACAAGGATTGAGAGTTGTTTCATTCTCTTCTTTGTCATaccatttttgttttcagtcttgataaaaactaaaaagcTCCTTTGTTCTTTTCATTATAATTTGATCATGCAGCTCTTCTGGCTGCTCAGTCTTCTGAGAAACCCTCAGCAGTTCCTTCAAAGCCACAGTCCAGCACCCCAGAAGCAGAGAAGGACAAGATTAAAGAGGCAACTACTAGCTTCTCCCACACTCGTATATCATTTCACATCTCCACATGCACTGTACAACGAACAGGTGATTTATGGGTCTGTATTCTGCTGTCTCTGCAGGAGTACGAAGAGAGGCTGGCCAAGTTGCAGGCTGAGTACAATGCAGAACAGGAATCCAAGGCCAAGCTGCAGGAGGACATCACTGCCCTGCGCTTCTCTTATGAATCCAAGCTGTGCAACCTGGAGAAGAAcgcagccagcagggggagctctgtTCTAAAGGATGGAAAATCACCAGCCcccaagaaggaacaatgtaaGGGTTTCTTCAATTTGTTTGGTGCAAGTCAATCTGCCTGAAAGTACAATCATATCAAAACACCTGACAAAatctgaagggaaaaaaaaacatttagaaggTTGTTGTATATGGCTGCACTGTGTATCAACAGCTGTTGTTATAGTGTGTCCATCCCTTGTACAATAACACTGCTCTTGATTATGTTGCCTCCCAGCATCTGTGAGCTCTAGTTCTATAACACAAGTGGCTGAGGAGGAGCTCGGCCAAAACACTGACTCACTGGGTCCCAGTGTCCATGTAGAGACTTCCATTACTGAGGTATTCTTTTACTAGCTTCCTCAACCATTACACCTTAtcattaaaaaatgcaaaagttaCATAATGATGGTTCCACAAATGCAATTATAGACTTACAAGAACCGTATTTCATATTCTTTCCTCATGTTGGTGATCAAGCAGGATGTACCGTGTGCAGCAGTCGGTGTCCAAAAATGTCTGGACGGGGACGTGCTCGTCGACTCCCCTGACGTCACTTCTGCAGGGCCTCTGGACCAGAAACACGCCCTGGAGAGGTTTGTGGGAACACCTTTTACATACTTAATCAATCATCAGATTTGCTCGCACTTTCTCTCAGCATGCTTTTTGTTTGTATCCAGCCAAAATttactgcaacaaaaaaagacgGGAACACCATacaaatttatttttgttagtTAAGGATTATCGACTGATACAtccatatatttttttttacttctaccCTTTATAATGAAACCTCATTCACTAGGACTGGGACCATAGCTTGATCCATTTCTTGCTATCTACTTATGATTATGAGGAAGTTACTGCAtattattaaaacttttttaaaggtatAAAAGTAgaatttcagtaaaaaaaatatttgcataTGCAATCCATTTCATGATGATTCCAATAGGGCATTGAGCAGCTAATCCGTCCTCTATCGTATTATTTGAATAGTTTGTGATCTCCAACCATTGTTCCGTTTCGTTCACCTCTAGACTGCATCAGCTGGAGCAGGAGGTGGTCGGAGGCGAGCAGGCCAGGAACAAGGAGCTCCAGCAGAGACAGCGTCAGAGGAAGAACCTGGCCGACCAGAGGAAAGTCAGTCTTATCCACGCTCTGTCAGAGAACAGTGAGGAGAGCGAAAATGTGCTGCTGAACGTCTACAACTCCATCCAGGAGGAGGTCCACGCAAAAAGCCAAATGCTGGTCAAGGTCCAGGGGAAGGTGGGTCACAGAGGCTATAGGACAAACTAAACCATCTTTTTGGGTTCAAGATGGTGCTCGTCAACACAATAATGACTGGAAGTATAATCTGTTCAGCAGATCTGTCCAAGAAACACATAAATTAACAACTAAGCATCACATTTTGCAAGGCTGAAAAAGGcagcaattacatttttagaaaaaagaaacaaaataagtaAAATTAGACAAATCAAACACCAGGAGTAAAatataaacatacatttttactAAACATTTAATGTGGAACTAAAATGACagtaattaatttatttattttttcaatttacAAAGAGAGACCACAACCTGGTTTACCAAATGATGCTGGATAATGCAAGACAACTGCCGCATGTCTAAGCTTTCATCCCTGAATTAATATGCTTTGCTATTTAACCATCTAAGTGCATTCATCTGTTGTTGCAGCTGAAAGCAGCCAAACTGGAGATACGTGACCTGCAGGCAGAGTTCGAGGTGGAGAGGAACGACTACCTTGCAACCATCCGGCGTCTGGAGAGGGAGGGTCAGTTACTGCACAGCCTGCTGGAGCGAACGGTGCCCCTGGTGCGTCGAGACTGCAACTACAGCAACTTGGACCGCTTGAAGAAAGAAGCTGTCTGGGACGAGGACGGCACCACCTGGAGGCTGCCAGATGTGATGGTGCAGAAAACATCCCTGCCTTCAGGTGAATAGGGCCTATAGAAATAGATCTAAAGTGAAAGTCACATTTGTGTTTGAGGATTCTTACTCAAATAtctgatttctctctttttctaacACAGCAGTGGCTCCGAAACCTTCAGCATGCAGAGGTTCAGCTGCGGATTCTGGAGAGCCACTtatggtgtgtttttgtgacatgCTAAATCTtttgctcacacacactgaaacaacagcacagAACCGTAACACTGTGGGGATTTTTGTAGGTGGAGGAGGACAGATATAAGGAAATGCTGAACCGTAGTGCAAGTGAAAACATCGCCAGCAGCTACTTCAAGTCAAAGAGAGCGAGCCAACTGCTTGGAGTTGAAACCAAGGTTCACGGTAAGACCAGGACCTGCATGCTGATCCACAAATCACTAAGTAATCTGAGATGTTAAAGACAACAAATGACTGAGTACAAACTGTTTAATTAGCTAATATCTCTATTTGAGAATGTCATTTACAGTAATGAATGTGCATGTTGTTGTCGTTCATCTCTGTGAGTTTTTGGTCTTTGGTTAGATCCAGATGTGTCAGTTTTGTCAGTGTTCATCAGCTCAAAAGAATTAGCACATATGGGACATGTCATGTTTACCCAGGAGAAGGTTTACAGTATTTTAAAGCACtgtcatttgtttaaaaaaatccaaaccaTCGATGGTTGCAAAATAATGATCTAAAAATGTTATACAAAGGATTTAATTTCCAGTGCTTGTATTAACAAGCTCTTTAATTGAGAAGACTTTTACAAAAGTAACAATGCCTTTTACATTTGACCCCGCTGATGGAGCTCTTGTCCTGCAGCCGTCCGCTCTCCTCCATTGGTTAATGGGGCGGCCCACCTCACTGTGAGTGGTTCCACTACGAACCCACCTGTAAGCTCTGACTCCGTGTTTCCACGCCCTTTCCGCCTTGAGTCGTTGGCAGCCCAGGGGTCCATCGGTAAGGGGAAGCGCAAGAAGAGCAAATCTCACATCTACAGTGAGGGGATttagtaaacagactgtaaattCCCATTCCCACACACTCTTTACACATCTCATTGTTGTCCATTGACTCAAAGTTTTTATACCCTTCTGTTGAACACAAAATGCTAACGGTAAGTTATTCAACTTCAGGCTTTCTTTCGCCATATATGAAAACACTATGAACCTTTTGTCGaacattatgttttttgtttttcaatgctTATTTTCAAAAGAATACTACCTACAGTATAAAACTACCTTCATTTTTGCACTGTCCCTATGATTCCTGCACTGTGAGACTCAAAGTCCAACTACTCTAATATTTCACTTCTAATGTATTTCACTGCTGCTTAATGTAAATCACTATTTAACCAGTTCTGTTTTTGACATCTGCTAAATTAAAAAGATCAAATTGATTTATCCCactttttgatttcatttaaacAAAAGCCATTTAAACGTGGCATGTTTAGAGTGTTTAAGGACAGACATGAAGAGGAGCTAATCCCAGAACAATTTGAAGtcttagaaaataaaacaaactgagcAACCTGATTATTCACAAATAGGTAGGGGGAGCTGTCGTCTAGGCAGCAGTGTTGACAGTAGTCAGAGGATATCTCATGTTACCCGTGATCTCCTGGGTCGTCAAGATAattttttatgtgtttaataTAGCCATACACAAGTCTGTGCAAAAGGACAATGTTTATTCCATTATCAAAAATGATTCACAGACtacatttcaaatcaaataatcTTATGGAAGAGTTTATGCAGATAATTAagtcaatgttttgtttttttgcaaaatctGAAACACATGGATGCATTTGTTTCTCTACTGATGAACTCAATCCTTTCTACAGCTCACTTTTCTGTCCGAGTATCACATTTCCAATTTTGGCTCTGGCCTGATTTCTTCATCCAGTGTTCATTACTACTTGACCGGCAGAGAGCCGTGTCAGTTTCAAAATTTGACACCCTTTATTCGCCTGTGCACAGACATACTAGACACAGATACCAGCCCATTAGGCAAGCTTCCTGCCTCATCGAGTGAGAACACTACCGAGGGCAACTGTAATCGTCTCTTACAATAATCAACCACGCACTAATTCAGCTACTCTGACACTGTTGCATAACGTTAGCCATTAAATAACAGTTCAGCTAAGTCAGTGAGAGGAATTAGAAGTCCTGCATGCAAAGGGTTGTGGAGAAAACGGAGAGGAAAACACTGGTCCTCTAAGTTCACACGGAGGTAGGGCTCAAGATAATCGGATAATGGAAGAACAGCCGAGCAGGTTTTCTCATTGCTGGAGTGGATTGTAAGACGAGTAGTATAACTAAGTGGAGGGTTGGATGGTGCAGGTTTTATAGGGATGATGTTCTGACTGAAGGccctttgtttctttgtgcCATACTAACTCTGTGGCAATGCTATTGAACAGCTCAGACTAGAAAGGCAAACGTTTAAGAGCtcatttt contains:
- the kif17 gene encoding kinesin-like protein KIF17 — protein: MGSESVKVVVRCRPLNDREKALCSNMVLSMDLHRCQCFIEKPGVVDEPPKQFTFDGTYFMDQTTEQMYNEIAYPLVEGVTEGYNGTIFAYGQTGSGKSFTMQGVVDPAAQRGVIPRAFEHIFESIQCAENTKFLVRASYLEIYNEEIRDLLGSDTKQRLELKEHPERGVYVRDLSMHTVHSVGECEKIVEQGWRNRAVGYTLMNKDSSRSHSIFSIHLEICSTDAAGQDHLRAGKLNLVDLAGSERQSKTGATGERLREATKINLSLSALGNVISALVDGRSKYIPYRDSKLTRLLQDSLGGNTRTLMIACLSPADNNYEESLSTLRYANRAKSIQNRPRINEDPKDALLREYQEEIRKLRALVSGQLGTANLASLLAAQSSEKPSAVPSKPQSSTPEAEKDKIKEEYEERLAKLQAEYNAEQESKAKLQEDITALRFSYESKLCNLEKNAASRGSSVLKDGKSPAPKKEQSSVSSSSITQVAEEELGQNTDSLGPSVHVETSITEDVPCAAVGVQKCLDGDVLVDSPDVTSAGPLDQKHALERLHQLEQEVVGGEQARNKELQQRQRQRKNLADQRKVSLIHALSENSEESENVLLNVYNSIQEEVHAKSQMLVKVQGKLKAAKLEIRDLQAEFEVERNDYLATIRRLEREGQLLHSLLERTVPLVRRDCNYSNLDRLKKEAVWDEDGTTWRLPDVMVQKTSLPSAVAPKPSACRGSAADSGEPLMVEEDRYKEMLNRSASENIASSYFKSKRASQLLGVETKVHAVRSPPLVNGAAHLTVSGSTTNPPVSSDSVFPRPFRLESLAAQGSIGKGKRKKSKSHIYSEGI